One Sphaerisporangium krabiense DNA segment encodes these proteins:
- a CDS encoding aliphatic sulfonate ABC transporter substrate-binding protein, translating into MSVRVGYFPHNNSLWVLRHRGILERSLPDVEWVDLRSLPSGERPDPTRSLPSLHGDHLFDGGYDFIGTGSTPPVTAQGKGHDIVYVAVSGSRHENGRLVVKQDSPIHSLEDLAGKRVALGHGSWQTTLLLFALDRAGLTWKDIEPVDVYGDAAQLFLDGEVDAWVGSYPALTRVERETTVRELVATDGLFSHRSLWFTRRDFAADHPEELAAIVAALQESDAWIRENPRAAAELFAADDGGDLDAWEHALRTRPFGLNPVTEDFVAEQQRAADLFHASGLIDRKITVSEAVLPELNRLVESTRRP; encoded by the coding sequence ATGAGCGTCCGTGTCGGCTACTTCCCGCACAACAACTCGCTGTGGGTGCTGCGCCACCGCGGCATCCTGGAGCGCTCCCTGCCCGACGTCGAATGGGTCGACCTGCGCTCCCTCCCGTCCGGCGAGCGCCCCGACCCCACCAGGTCCCTGCCGTCCCTGCACGGCGACCACCTGTTCGACGGCGGGTACGACTTCATCGGCACCGGCTCCACCCCGCCGGTCACCGCCCAGGGCAAGGGCCACGACATCGTCTACGTCGCGGTCTCCGGCTCCCGGCACGAGAACGGGCGGCTGGTCGTCAAGCAGGACTCGCCCATCCACTCCCTGGAGGACCTGGCCGGCAAGCGCGTCGCGCTCGGCCACGGCTCCTGGCAGACCACGCTGCTGCTGTTCGCCCTGGACCGCGCCGGGCTCACCTGGAAGGACATCGAGCCCGTCGACGTCTACGGCGACGCCGCCCAGCTCTTCCTCGACGGCGAGGTGGACGCCTGGGTCGGCTCCTACCCCGCGCTGACCCGCGTCGAGCGCGAGACGACCGTCCGCGAGCTCGTCGCCACCGACGGGCTGTTCAGCCACCGCTCGCTGTGGTTCACCCGCCGCGACTTCGCCGCCGATCACCCCGAGGAGCTGGCCGCCATCGTCGCCGCCCTCCAGGAGTCCGACGCCTGGATCCGCGAGAACCCGCGCGCCGCGGCCGAGCTGTTCGCCGCCGACGACGGGGGAGACCTGGACGCGTGGGAGCACGCCCTGCGCACCCGCCCGTTCGGCCTCAACCCGGTCACCGAGGACTTCGTCGCCGAGCAGCAGCGCGCCGCCGACCTGTTCCACGCGAGCGGCCTCATCGACCGCAAGATCACCGTCTCCGAGGCCGTCCTGCCGGAGCTCAACCGCCTGGTCGAGTCCACCCGCCGCCCCTGA
- a CDS encoding PHP domain-containing protein, with the protein MRIDLHTHSTASDGTDAPDVLMRHAAGAGLDVIALTDHDTTAGWARAASAVPPGLTLVPGAELSGRWYRDEPTIGLHLLAYLFDPGHPGLTAELAAVRRSRDRRAEAIVEMLNADGVDLTMDEVRALVAGGTAGRPHVARALVARGLVGSVDEAFAPQWLGGRYRLPKTDIDVLTAIRLIGEAGGVAVLAHPMAGSRGHVLPDALIAGLADAGLWGIEADHVDHAPEDAAHVRALARELGLRVTGSSDYHGDNKTVRLGAFTTGREVYEDLVSTATGAVPVQEPAR; encoded by the coding sequence ATGCGGATCGATCTGCACACGCACTCCACCGCGAGCGACGGCACCGACGCCCCCGACGTCCTGATGAGGCACGCCGCCGGGGCCGGGCTCGACGTGATCGCGCTGACCGACCACGACACCACGGCCGGATGGGCGCGGGCGGCCTCGGCCGTGCCGCCGGGGCTGACGCTGGTGCCCGGCGCCGAGCTGTCGGGACGGTGGTACCGGGACGAGCCGACGATCGGCCTGCACCTGCTGGCCTACCTGTTCGACCCCGGCCACCCGGGGCTGACGGCCGAGCTGGCCGCGGTGCGGCGCTCACGCGACCGGCGCGCCGAGGCGATCGTCGAGATGCTGAACGCCGACGGCGTAGACCTCACCATGGACGAGGTGCGCGCCCTGGTCGCGGGCGGCACCGCCGGCCGCCCGCACGTGGCCCGCGCCCTGGTCGCCCGCGGCCTGGTCGGGTCGGTGGACGAGGCGTTCGCCCCCCAATGGCTCGGCGGGCGCTACCGGCTCCCCAAGACCGACATCGACGTGCTCACCGCGATACGGCTGATCGGCGAGGCGGGCGGCGTGGCCGTGCTGGCCCACCCCATGGCGGGCAGCCGGGGCCACGTCCTGCCGGACGCGCTGATCGCCGGCCTCGCGGACGCCGGGCTGTGGGGCATCGAGGCCGATCACGTCGACCACGCGCCCGAGGACGCCGCCCACGTCCGCGCGCTGGCCCGCGAGCTGGGGCTGCGCGTGACCGGGTCCAGCGACTACCACGGCGACAACAAGACCGTCCGGCTCGGCGCCTTCACCACCGGCCGCGAGGTCTACGAGGACCTGGTGTCCACCGCGACCGGCGCCGTCCCCGTCCAGGAGCCCGCCCGGTGA
- a CDS encoding aminotransferase class IV family protein, whose translation MELNGRPATAGELGALASHNYGHFTTMRVEDDRVRGLSLHLDRLQGDCRVLHGADLDLDRVRHLVRRATAGGPPVVVRVTVFDPEFDIARPAAKANPEILVGTRPVPGDLPPLALGTAEYERDLPELKHTGLFGPLVQRRFSLLGGYDDVLFTDGRARVTEGPTWNIGFIRDGRVLWPGFDRLNGVTMRLLERIAERAGIPSSQAEIDVDDLPGMTAAFVTNAAAGPRAVRSIDGAELRVDDPILTTLRREYAALPGDPL comes from the coding sequence ATGGAGTTGAACGGGCGTCCCGCCACCGCCGGCGAGCTCGGCGCGCTCGCGTCGCACAACTACGGGCACTTCACGACCATGCGGGTCGAGGACGACCGGGTGCGCGGGCTGTCGCTCCATCTCGACCGGCTGCAGGGGGACTGCCGCGTCCTGCACGGCGCCGACCTCGACCTCGACCGGGTCCGCCACCTGGTGCGGCGGGCCACCGCCGGGGGCCCGCCGGTGGTCGTCCGCGTCACCGTCTTCGATCCCGAGTTCGACATCGCGAGGCCCGCGGCCAAGGCGAACCCCGAGATCCTGGTCGGCACGCGGCCCGTCCCCGGCGACCTGCCGCCCCTGGCCCTCGGCACCGCCGAGTACGAGCGCGACCTGCCGGAGCTCAAGCACACCGGCCTGTTCGGGCCGCTGGTCCAGCGGCGGTTCTCCTTGCTCGGCGGCTACGACGACGTGCTGTTCACCGACGGCAGGGCGCGGGTCACCGAGGGGCCGACGTGGAACATCGGTTTCATCCGGGACGGGCGCGTGCTCTGGCCGGGCTTCGACCGCCTGAACGGCGTCACCATGCGCCTTCTGGAGCGGATCGCCGAGCGCGCGGGCATCCCGTCCTCCCAGGCCGAGATCGACGTCGACGACCTGCCCGGCATGACCGCCGCCTTCGTCACCAACGCCGCGGCCGGCCCGCGCGCCGTCCGCTCCATCGACGGCGCGGAGCTGCGAGTCGACGACCCGATCCTCACCACGCTGCGCCGCGAGTACGCCGCCCTCCCGGGCGACCCGCTCTGA
- a CDS encoding cadmium resistance transporter — MGEVLGTAGTAVGMFAGTNVDDIIVLTVLFLAARAGGRPRPWHIWAGQYAGIAALVALSALAALGLTVLPDRWVGLLGLVPLGLGLWGLVRAVRGRGGDGEDPPAVATGPLSVAGVTLANGADNISVYTPVFRSIGAAATVLTVAVFAAGVAVWCLAGSWLGSHPAVVGLVRRHGGWIVPTVFTAIGAVIVLGSGVLGELL; from the coding sequence GTGGGCGAGGTGCTGGGGACGGCCGGGACGGCGGTGGGCATGTTCGCCGGCACCAACGTCGACGACATCATCGTCCTCACCGTGCTCTTCCTGGCCGCGCGGGCCGGGGGCCGGCCGCGGCCGTGGCACATCTGGGCGGGGCAGTACGCCGGCATCGCCGCGCTCGTCGCCCTGTCGGCGCTCGCCGCGCTGGGGCTCACCGTCCTGCCCGACCGCTGGGTGGGCCTGCTCGGCCTGGTGCCGCTCGGCCTCGGGCTGTGGGGGCTGGTCAGGGCGGTGCGCGGCCGTGGCGGCGACGGCGAGGATCCCCCCGCGGTGGCGACCGGGCCGCTGTCGGTGGCGGGCGTGACGCTGGCGAACGGCGCGGACAACATCTCGGTCTACACCCCGGTCTTCCGCTCCATCGGAGCCGCGGCCACCGTCCTGACCGTCGCGGTGTTCGCGGCCGGAGTGGCGGTGTGGTGCCTGGCGGGGTCATGGCTCGGATCCCACCCCGCGGTGGTCGGCCTGGTGCGGCGGCACGGCGGGTGGATCGTCCCCACGGTGTTCACGGCGATCGGCGCGGTGATCGTTCTCGGCTCGGGTGTGCTCGGCGAACTGCTCTAG
- the ppdK gene encoding pyruvate, phosphate dikinase, with protein sequence MPKYVYDFTEGNKDLKDLLGGKGANLAEMTNLGLPVPPGFTITTEACRAYLREGGLPEGLDEEVEAHLEALEGRMGKRLGAAADPLLVSVRSGAKFSMPGMMETVLNIGLNDESVQGLAKQAGDDRFAWDSYRRLIQMFGKTVLGLEGDLFETAIDDLKRGKGVVSDLDLDAADFQRLVDTYKGIVREHTGGDFPSDPREQMRQAVRAVFDSWNAPRAIIYRRQERIPEELGTAVNIVAMVYGNLGMESGTGVAFTRDPGSGQQGVYGDYLQNAQGEDVVAGIRNTVPLQRLEEIDPASYQRLLEIMKTLEDHYRDLCDIEFTIERGKLWMLQTRVGKRTAAAAFRIATQLVDQGLIDMDEAVRRVSGAQLAQLMFPRFDGGAEKKTITKGMNASPGAAVGKAVFSSERAAELAGKGEDVILVRRETTPDDLAGMIAARGVLTSRGGKTSHAAVVARGMGKTCVCGAEELDVDARAGRFTAPGGLTVQEGDVISIDGSTGEVFLGEVPVVDSPVVEYFEGVGGTADELVQAVDRVMRHADERRRMAVRANADNPEDAARARRFGAEGIGLCRTEHMFLGDRRRLVEDLILAESDEDRRAALGALEPLQKSDFVGILAAMDGLPVTIRLIDPPLHEFLPDITALSVKIAVAGDEAEPRDRRLLTAVKRLHEQNPMLGLRGVRLGLVIPGLFTMQVRAIAEAAAERRAAGGDPHAEIMIPLVSAVQELEGVRDEAEKILAETGVEALIGTMIEVPRAALTAGQIAEAARFFSFGTNDLTQMTWGFSRDDVEAAFFSRYLDLGIFGVSPFETIDRSGVGRLMRIAVEEGRATRPDIKLGICGEHGGDPESVHFCHEIGLDYVSCSPFRVPVARLEAGRAALSGGESETR encoded by the coding sequence GTGCCCAAATACGTGTACGACTTCACCGAGGGGAACAAAGATCTGAAAGATCTTCTCGGTGGTAAGGGTGCCAATCTCGCGGAGATGACGAACCTGGGTCTGCCCGTGCCTCCGGGGTTCACGATCACCACCGAGGCGTGCCGCGCCTACCTGCGCGAGGGCGGCCTTCCCGAAGGGCTCGACGAGGAGGTCGAGGCCCACCTGGAGGCGCTGGAAGGGCGCATGGGCAAGCGGCTCGGCGCCGCGGCGGACCCGTTGCTGGTCAGCGTGCGCTCCGGGGCCAAGTTCTCCATGCCCGGCATGATGGAGACCGTCCTCAACATCGGCCTCAACGACGAGTCCGTCCAGGGCCTGGCCAAGCAGGCCGGCGACGACCGCTTCGCCTGGGACTCCTACCGCCGCCTCATCCAGATGTTCGGCAAGACCGTCCTCGGCCTGGAGGGCGACCTGTTCGAGACGGCGATCGACGACCTCAAGCGCGGCAAGGGCGTGGTCAGCGACCTCGACCTGGACGCGGCGGACTTCCAGCGCCTCGTGGACACCTACAAGGGCATCGTCAGGGAGCACACCGGCGGCGACTTCCCCTCCGACCCGCGCGAGCAGATGCGCCAGGCCGTCCGCGCCGTCTTCGACTCCTGGAACGCGCCCCGCGCGATCATCTACCGCCGCCAGGAGCGCATCCCCGAGGAGCTCGGCACGGCGGTCAACATCGTGGCGATGGTCTACGGCAACCTCGGCATGGAGTCGGGCACCGGCGTCGCCTTCACCCGCGACCCCGGCTCGGGCCAGCAGGGCGTCTACGGCGACTACCTGCAGAACGCCCAGGGCGAGGACGTGGTCGCGGGCATCCGCAACACCGTGCCGCTCCAGCGGCTGGAGGAGATCGACCCCGCGTCCTACCAGCGGCTCCTTGAGATCATGAAGACGCTGGAGGACCACTACCGCGACCTGTGCGACATCGAGTTCACGATCGAGCGCGGCAAGCTGTGGATGCTGCAGACCCGGGTGGGCAAGCGCACCGCGGCGGCGGCGTTCCGCATCGCGACCCAGCTCGTCGACCAGGGCCTCATCGACATGGACGAGGCCGTCAGGCGGGTCAGCGGCGCCCAGCTCGCCCAGCTCATGTTCCCCCGGTTCGACGGGGGCGCCGAGAAGAAGACCATCACCAAGGGCATGAACGCCTCCCCGGGCGCGGCGGTCGGCAAGGCCGTCTTCTCCTCCGAGCGCGCCGCGGAGCTGGCGGGCAAGGGCGAGGACGTCATCCTGGTCCGCCGCGAGACCACCCCCGACGACCTGGCCGGCATGATCGCCGCCAGGGGCGTGCTGACCAGCAGGGGCGGCAAGACCTCCCACGCCGCCGTGGTCGCGCGCGGCATGGGCAAGACCTGCGTGTGCGGCGCGGAGGAACTGGACGTCGACGCCAGGGCCGGGCGCTTCACCGCCCCCGGCGGGCTGACCGTCCAGGAGGGCGACGTCATCTCGATCGACGGTAGCACCGGCGAGGTGTTCCTCGGCGAGGTGCCGGTCGTGGACTCCCCGGTCGTGGAGTACTTCGAGGGCGTGGGCGGGACGGCCGACGAGCTCGTCCAGGCCGTGGACCGCGTCATGCGCCACGCCGACGAGCGCCGCCGCATGGCCGTGCGCGCCAACGCCGACAACCCCGAGGACGCCGCGCGCGCCCGCAGGTTCGGCGCCGAGGGCATCGGCCTGTGCCGCACCGAGCACATGTTCCTCGGCGACCGCCGCCGCCTCGTCGAGGACCTGATCCTCGCCGAGTCGGACGAGGACCGCCGGGCGGCGCTCGGCGCGCTGGAGCCGCTGCAGAAGTCCGACTTCGTGGGGATCCTGGCGGCGATGGACGGGCTGCCGGTGACGATCCGCCTCATCGACCCGCCGCTGCACGAGTTCCTGCCCGACATCACCGCGCTGTCGGTGAAGATCGCGGTGGCCGGGGACGAGGCCGAACCGCGGGACCGCAGGCTGCTCACGGCCGTCAAGCGCCTGCACGAGCAGAACCCGATGCTCGGCCTGCGCGGCGTGCGCCTCGGCCTGGTGATCCCGGGCCTGTTCACGATGCAGGTGCGGGCCATCGCCGAGGCGGCGGCCGAGCGGCGCGCGGCCGGGGGAGACCCGCACGCGGAGATCATGATCCCGCTGGTGAGCGCCGTCCAGGAGCTGGAGGGCGTACGCGACGAGGCCGAGAAGATCCTCGCGGAGACCGGCGTCGAGGCGCTGATCGGCACGATGATCGAGGTGCCGCGCGCGGCCCTGACCGCCGGGCAGATCGCCGAGGCGGCGCGCTTCTTCTCGTTCGGCACCAACGACCTCACCCAGATGACGTGGGGCTTCTCGCGCGACGACGTCGAGGCGGCGTTCTTCTCGCGCTACCTGGACCTCGGCATCTTCGGGGTGTCGCCGTTCGAGACGATCGACAGGAGCGGCGTCGGCCGCCTCATGCGGATCGCCGTCGAGGAGGGCCGGGCCACCCGTCCCGACATCAAGCTCGGCATCTGCGGCGAGCACGGCGGCGACCCCGAGTCCGTCCACTTCTGCCACGAGATCGGCCTGGACTATGTGTCCTGCTCGCCGTTCCGGGTGCCGGTGGCCCGCCTGGAGGCCGGGCGGGCGGCGCTGTCGGGCGGGGAGTCCGAGACCCGCTGA
- a CDS encoding deoxyguanosinetriphosphate triphosphohydrolase, which yields MRAYDHSDQARWVPEPAGNPERSAFERDRARVLHSAALRRLAAKTQVVGPGDVPDHGRHIPRTRLTHSLECAQIGREMGKALGCDPDLVETACLAHDLGHPPFGHNGETALNELAARCGGFEGNAQSLRLLTRLEAKVLTADGRSAGLNLTRATLDSALKYPWTSAHGAKYGVYPDDMPVFAWVRQGVPAGSVSFEAQVMDWSDDVAYSVHDLEDALHSGHVLPATLRDPGERREVCERTLKWYADDSGMTELEETFARLIEEPLWPWRFEGSMSDLVALKSFTSALIGRFCLSAQAATRAAYGAGALTRHGAELVVPRTTRLECALLKGLTAHYVMARDEHSANQARQRELIAELASMIMLGAPATLEPALRPAFAEAGDDAARLRVVVDQIASLTDGSAVSLHRGLGGRR from the coding sequence ATGAGAGCCTACGACCACTCCGATCAGGCCAGATGGGTACCGGAACCCGCCGGCAACCCCGAGCGCAGCGCGTTCGAACGCGACCGGGCCCGCGTGCTGCACAGCGCGGCGCTGCGGAGGCTGGCGGCCAAGACGCAGGTGGTCGGGCCGGGCGACGTCCCCGACCACGGCCGCCACATCCCGCGCACCCGCCTGACCCACTCCCTGGAGTGCGCGCAGATCGGCAGGGAGATGGGCAAGGCGCTCGGCTGCGACCCCGACCTGGTCGAGACGGCGTGCCTCGCGCACGACCTCGGCCATCCCCCCTTCGGGCACAACGGCGAGACCGCGCTGAACGAGCTGGCCGCCCGCTGCGGCGGCTTCGAGGGCAACGCCCAGAGCCTGCGCCTGCTCACCCGGCTGGAGGCCAAGGTCCTCACCGCCGACGGCCGCAGCGCCGGGCTGAACCTCACCCGGGCGACGCTCGACTCCGCGCTGAAGTACCCCTGGACCTCCGCGCACGGCGCCAAGTACGGCGTCTACCCCGACGACATGCCGGTCTTCGCCTGGGTCAGGCAGGGCGTGCCCGCCGGCAGCGTCAGCTTCGAGGCCCAGGTCATGGACTGGTCCGACGACGTCGCCTACTCCGTCCACGACCTGGAGGACGCGCTGCACTCCGGCCACGTCCTGCCCGCGACCCTGCGCGACCCCGGCGAGCGGCGTGAGGTGTGCGAGCGCACCCTCAAGTGGTACGCCGACGACAGCGGCATGACCGAGCTGGAGGAGACCTTCGCCCGGCTCATCGAGGAGCCGCTGTGGCCGTGGCGCTTCGAGGGCAGCATGAGCGACCTGGTCGCGCTGAAGTCGTTCACCAGCGCGCTGATCGGCCGGTTCTGCCTGTCCGCGCAGGCGGCGACCCGCGCGGCGTACGGCGCGGGCGCGCTCACCCGGCACGGGGCCGAGCTGGTCGTGCCAAGGACGACGCGGCTGGAGTGCGCGCTGCTCAAGGGGCTGACGGCCCACTACGTGATGGCCAGGGACGAGCACAGCGCCAACCAGGCCCGCCAGCGCGAGCTGATCGCCGAGCTGGCCTCGATGATCATGCTGGGCGCCCCCGCCACCCTGGAGCCCGCGCTGCGCCCGGCGTTCGCCGAGGCCGGCGACGACGCCGCCCGGCTGCGCGTGGTCGTCGACCAGATCGCCTCGCTCACCGACGGCTCGGCGGTGAGCCTGCACCGCGGCCTCGGCGGACGCCGCTAG
- a CDS encoding M23 family metallopeptidase, which translates to MRSGRLAAIAATMLVATACAAPGGVAGISTRPTSVPQDVPSAPAAFEASPSAGRGPIDAATLGPTVTPAPQARVTPPAGDEPVRVPPPKLSRFTYAFPVKGCRATYTRGRLVLPKATIWTGKGCAFVAPVGGVVHEVNARNRWTASTDRGADREGRFVSIVGDDGVRYLGGHLDSVAPGLRPGARVAAGQLLGRVGDSGNAKDEGTNLYFAVSWSTSAKYWWVRRGMVDPWTYLDAWLNGNATLSPAARVAAVRAAVGATPPCRTLCASKPVKRPPKKPVPTQTGEPDVTRG; encoded by the coding sequence ATGCGATCGGGGCGACTCGCCGCCATTGCCGCGACGATGCTCGTCGCCACCGCCTGCGCCGCGCCCGGCGGAGTGGCCGGCATCAGCACCCGGCCGACGTCCGTCCCGCAGGACGTGCCGAGCGCGCCCGCGGCCTTCGAGGCCTCCCCGAGCGCCGGGCGCGGCCCGATCGACGCCGCCACGCTCGGCCCGACCGTCACCCCCGCTCCGCAGGCCCGGGTGACCCCGCCCGCGGGCGACGAGCCGGTCCGGGTGCCCCCGCCCAAGCTGTCGCGCTTCACCTACGCCTTCCCCGTGAAGGGCTGCCGGGCCACCTACACCCGCGGCCGGCTCGTGCTGCCGAAGGCCACCATCTGGACCGGGAAGGGCTGCGCGTTCGTCGCGCCGGTCGGCGGCGTCGTGCACGAGGTCAACGCCAGGAACCGCTGGACGGCCTCCACCGACAGGGGCGCCGACCGCGAGGGCCGCTTCGTCTCGATCGTCGGCGACGACGGCGTGCGCTACCTCGGCGGGCACCTCGACAGCGTCGCGCCGGGCCTGCGGCCGGGGGCGCGGGTCGCCGCCGGGCAGCTTCTCGGCCGGGTCGGCGACTCCGGGAACGCCAAGGACGAGGGGACCAACCTGTACTTCGCGGTGTCGTGGTCCACCTCCGCCAAGTACTGGTGGGTGCGCCGGGGCATGGTGGACCCGTGGACCTACCTGGACGCCTGGCTGAACGGCAACGCCACCCTTTCGCCCGCAGCGCGGGTGGCCGCCGTGCGCGCCGCGGTCGGCGCGACGCCGCCCTGCCGCACGCTGTGCGCCTCCAAGCCGGTGAAGCGTCCGCCGAAGAAGCCCGTGCCGACGCAGACCGGCGAACCGGACGTGACGCGCGGCTGA
- the dnaG gene encoding DNA primase: MAGRISDEDIALVRERSAIADVVGEHIQLRNAGGGNLKGLCPFHEEKTPSFNVTPSRGYWYCFGCAEGGDVITFVRKLEHLSFTEAIERLAQRAGLQLRYEQGGYVPGREHGERSRLIEAHKAAAEFYAAQLAEAEAAPGRRFLSERGFERVDAEHFGVGYAPSDWDRLSRHLMGRGFTAAELIKGGLAREGRRGPVDRFRGRLVWPIRDITGETIGFGARRLLDGDDGPKYLNTPESPIYKKSTVLYGIDLAKREISKRSQAVVVEGYTDVMACHLAGVPTAVATCGTSFGEEHIKVLRRLLLDQAEFRGEVVFTFDGDSAGQKAALRAFADEQKFVTQTFVAVQPEGLDPCDLRVKHGDAAVRDLIAGREPLFAFAIRSVISRYELDTNEGRLSALDAAAPLVAGIKDPALRGRYAVDLDRWLGFMDERMVLHRIQEVAGAGAGGGRQGGRAAAPERGGRRVPAPRPPADPADPTVRIESEALKLAVQRPALMGPEFDALGTGAFTVPEHVALYELIMTAGGTSSGGSGGRDWVDALLAVTEDDALRALATRFAVEPLRAELEGEERYGAAVLARLAEIAVTRALVQVKARMERLNPIEQQQEYNRLFGELVALEQQRRVLRERAVGA, from the coding sequence GTGGCAGGGCGGATCAGTGACGAGGACATCGCGCTCGTGCGGGAGCGGTCGGCGATCGCCGACGTCGTAGGGGAGCACATCCAGCTTCGCAACGCCGGCGGCGGCAACCTCAAGGGGCTGTGCCCCTTCCACGAGGAGAAGACGCCGTCGTTCAACGTGACCCCCTCCCGTGGCTACTGGTACTGCTTCGGCTGCGCCGAGGGCGGGGACGTCATCACCTTCGTCCGCAAGCTGGAGCATCTGTCCTTCACCGAGGCGATCGAGCGGCTGGCCCAGCGCGCCGGCCTCCAGCTCCGCTACGAGCAGGGCGGGTACGTCCCCGGGCGCGAGCACGGCGAGCGCAGCCGCCTCATCGAGGCCCACAAGGCCGCCGCCGAGTTCTACGCCGCCCAGCTCGCCGAGGCCGAGGCCGCCCCCGGCCGCCGGTTCCTGTCCGAGCGGGGTTTCGAGCGCGTGGACGCCGAGCACTTCGGCGTGGGCTACGCCCCGTCCGACTGGGACCGGCTGAGCCGCCACCTGATGGGGCGCGGCTTCACCGCCGCGGAGCTGATCAAGGGCGGCCTGGCCAGGGAGGGCCGCCGGGGCCCGGTGGACCGCTTCCGCGGCCGGCTCGTCTGGCCGATCCGCGACATCACCGGCGAGACGATCGGGTTCGGCGCCCGCAGGCTCCTGGACGGCGACGACGGGCCCAAGTACCTCAACACCCCCGAGAGCCCCATCTACAAGAAGAGCACGGTGCTCTACGGCATCGACCTGGCCAAGCGCGAGATCTCCAAGCGCTCCCAGGCCGTCGTCGTCGAGGGGTACACCGACGTGATGGCCTGCCACCTGGCCGGGGTGCCCACGGCGGTCGCCACGTGCGGCACGTCCTTCGGCGAGGAGCACATCAAGGTGCTGCGGCGGCTGCTGCTCGACCAGGCCGAGTTCCGCGGCGAGGTCGTGTTCACCTTCGACGGCGACTCCGCCGGCCAGAAGGCCGCCCTGCGCGCCTTCGCCGACGAGCAGAAGTTCGTCACCCAGACCTTCGTGGCCGTCCAGCCGGAGGGCCTCGACCCCTGCGACCTGCGCGTCAAGCACGGCGACGCCGCGGTCCGCGACCTGATCGCCGGCCGCGAGCCGCTGTTCGCGTTCGCCATCCGCAGCGTCATCTCCCGCTACGAGCTCGACACCAACGAGGGCCGCCTGTCCGCCCTGGACGCCGCCGCCCCGCTGGTCGCCGGCATCAAGGACCCCGCGCTGCGCGGCCGGTACGCCGTGGACCTGGACCGCTGGCTCGGCTTCATGGACGAGCGCATGGTGCTGCACCGCATCCAGGAGGTCGCCGGGGCCGGCGCGGGCGGGGGACGCCAGGGCGGCCGCGCCGCCGCCCCCGAGCGCGGCGGCAGGCGGGTCCCCGCGCCGCGCCCGCCGGCCGATCCCGCCGACCCCACGGTGCGCATCGAGTCCGAGGCGCTCAAGCTCGCCGTCCAGCGTCCCGCCCTCATGGGGCCGGAGTTCGACGCGCTCGGGACCGGCGCGTTCACGGTGCCCGAGCACGTGGCGCTGTACGAACTGATCATGACGGCGGGGGGGACGTCCTCGGGCGGCTCCGGCGGGCGCGACTGGGTGGACGCCCTGCTCGCCGTCACCGAGGACGACGCGCTGCGCGCGCTGGCGACCAGGTTCGCCGTCGAGCCGCTGCGCGCCGAGCTGGAGGGCGAGGAGCGCTACGGCGCGGCCGTGCTGGCCCGGCTGGCCGAGATCGCGGTGACCCGCGCGCTCGTTCAGGTGAAGGCCAGGATGGAGCGGCTGAACCCGATCGAGCAGCAGCAGGAGTACAACCGTCTGTTCGGGGAACTGGTGGCACTCGAACAACAACGGCGGGTGTTAAGAGAACGCGCCGTCGGCGCATAA